One window of Anaerolineales bacterium genomic DNA carries:
- a CDS encoding SDR family oxidoreductase, whose amino-acid sequence MERRTIVVTGATGALGSLTAKTFSGMGHTLSLLDLDKNKLDSLAREMDLPPDRLFTQTVDLLDLAALQDSAAAVVEKFGSVHALFHLVGGWVGGKTFTETPQDDLEFMLNQHVQTTFNLFKAFEEPLSKNGWGRVILVSASTVPNPPGKSGAYTAAKSAQENMALSLAAELKEAKVSVNIIQVKAIDVKNEGKGTPPVEIVSAMQYLFSDEAGKITGARIPLY is encoded by the coding sequence ATGGAACGAAGGACGATCGTTGTCACTGGTGCGACAGGCGCGCTGGGGAGCCTGACCGCAAAGACATTTTCGGGCATGGGGCATACCCTTTCCCTGCTCGATCTCGATAAGAATAAATTGGATTCACTCGCCCGCGAAATGGATCTTCCCCCGGACCGACTCTTCACCCAAACGGTTGACCTGCTCGATTTAGCGGCGCTTCAGGACTCCGCCGCGGCTGTGGTCGAAAAATTTGGCAGTGTCCACGCCTTGTTCCATCTTGTCGGCGGCTGGGTCGGCGGAAAGACTTTCACTGAAACGCCTCAGGACGATTTGGAGTTCATGCTCAACCAGCACGTGCAGACTACGTTTAACCTGTTCAAAGCCTTCGAAGAGCCGCTCTCCAAAAACGGTTGGGGGCGGGTCATCCTCGTCTCCGCTTCGACCGTCCCGAACCCGCCCGGCAAATCCGGCGCCTACACCGCCGCCAAATCGGCGCAGGAGAACATGGCGCTTTCCCTCGCCGCGGAGTTGAAAGAGGCGAAGGTGTCGGTGAATATCATCCAGGTAAAGGCTATCGATGTGAAGAACGAAGGCAAAGGCACACCTCCCGTCGAGATCGTCTCAGCCATGCAATATCTGTTTTCAGACGAAGCGGGCAAGATCACCGGCGCGAGGATTCCGTTGTATTGA
- a CDS encoding MerR family transcriptional regulator, which produces MLKIGEFSRLSQVTIKTLHHYDELGLIKPAHIDPVTNYRFYTIEQLPRIHRIMALKEMGLSLEQIGIMLERELSTDEMRGMLHFKQAEIQQEMRERQRQLSMVEFRLRMIEAEINFPELDVVMKRLEPMRCLSFFAAPHTTLEKGLAYRSMVVSTVQKAIAEGVIQHTGVVIDIFHGETILPFTSPDIKDTQHEILLGVKNTQEAIKLKGIGQLKVKEEPGVETAATVMLEKSDLKDIAGHTEKATLLRRWAVAHGYKPHDLIRYLSHRGILDSPNPEEYVIEVQLPVDAEE; this is translated from the coding sequence ATGCTAAAGATCGGAGAATTCTCACGCCTCAGCCAGGTGACGATCAAGACCCTGCATCATTACGATGAACTGGGGTTGATCAAACCCGCCCACATTGACCCAGTCACAAACTATCGTTTCTACACCATCGAACAACTGCCGCGCATCCATCGCATCATGGCGCTCAAGGAAATGGGGCTCTCGCTCGAGCAGATCGGCATCATGCTCGAAAGGGAGTTGTCCACGGACGAGATGCGCGGCATGCTGCACTTCAAGCAGGCGGAGATCCAGCAGGAGATGCGCGAGCGGCAAAGGCAACTCTCGATGGTCGAATTCCGTCTGCGGATGATCGAAGCGGAGATCAACTTCCCCGAATTGGATGTGGTGATGAAGCGCCTCGAGCCGATGCGCTGTTTGTCGTTTTTTGCCGCGCCTCACACAACCTTGGAGAAAGGACTGGCATACAGATCCATGGTGGTGTCCACCGTTCAAAAAGCCATCGCTGAGGGAGTCATCCAGCATACCGGAGTCGTGATTGACATCTTTCACGGTGAGACGATCCTCCCTTTTACATCGCCTGATATCAAAGACACACAGCATGAAATATTGCTCGGCGTGAAGAACACACAAGAGGCGATCAAACTGAAAGGCATCGGTCAGCTCAAGGTCAAGGAGGAACCGGGGGTGGAGACCGCCGCCACCGTAATGCTGGAAAAATCCGACCTCAAGGATATTGCAGGACATACCGAAAAAGCGACTTTGCTTCGGCGTTGGGCGGTCGCTCACGGATACAAACCGCATGATTTGATTCGATATTTGAGCCACCGCGGCATCCTCGATTCACCCAACCCGGAAGAATATGTTATCGAAGTGCAATTGCCGGTGGATGCGGAGGAATGA
- a CDS encoding M3 family oligoendopeptidase: protein MAYKLSKWDLSQLFPGYESAELQNAFDMIEEQVTSFEGVRDKLKPDMPADQFKDIVKASEATTRIASKLDVFAGLSFSADTQDQKAQSLQARVMQFLAENQNRTLFFSLWWKELDDANAKRLMDASGDYRYYLEAMRNFKPHTLSESEEKIVNLKNVTGINALGNLYDSITSRYAFKMKVGGKEKEMTAAELFSHRYSTDPVVRAASYQSQFKVYAADGPILGQIYQTIVRDWHNENVNLRKFKNSIAPRNLNNDVPDDAVEALLSVARRNAGIFQRYFKLKARHLGMKKMRRYDIYAPLAASKKKYDWDTAVNMVLDAFKGFSPRVADLAKRVFDQNRIDSEIRKGKRGGAFCAGFLPEETPYVLVNYQGNSREVATLAHELGHAIHAMLAEHHTTFTFHSSLPLAETASTFAEMVLIDKLLSEEKDESVRRDILFKQMDDAYATVMRQSYFAMFEKTAHEMTQKNASVDDLSKAYLDNLKEQFGDSLDLSDEFKWEWVGIPHIYQVPFYVYAYAFGQLLVYALYQQFKAEGESFKPKYLKILSAGGSEAPERILSAAGINIRDPKFWQGGFDFLGRLVSELEKLPVEGVKRNAKSVKSKVNAVKRKTQSAKRKVAKKKRK, encoded by the coding sequence ATGGCATATAAACTATCCAAATGGGATCTTTCCCAACTTTTTCCGGGCTACGAAAGCGCGGAATTACAAAATGCGTTCGACATGATCGAGGAACAGGTGACGTCCTTCGAAGGCGTGCGAGATAAGCTAAAGCCGGATATGCCCGCAGATCAGTTCAAGGACATCGTCAAAGCCAGCGAAGCGACAACGCGCATCGCCAGTAAATTGGATGTGTTTGCCGGGCTTTCATTCTCTGCGGATACACAGGACCAGAAGGCGCAATCCCTGCAGGCGCGCGTCATGCAGTTCCTGGCGGAGAACCAGAACCGCACGCTCTTCTTCAGCCTGTGGTGGAAGGAGCTCGACGACGCCAACGCAAAGCGCTTGATGGACGCCTCCGGCGATTACCGGTATTACCTCGAAGCGATGCGCAACTTCAAGCCGCATACCCTGAGCGAATCGGAGGAAAAGATCGTCAACCTCAAGAATGTGACCGGCATCAACGCGCTCGGTAATTTGTACGACTCCATCACCAGCCGCTATGCATTCAAAATGAAAGTGGGCGGGAAGGAAAAGGAAATGACGGCGGCGGAATTGTTCTCCCACCGCTACAGCACCGACCCGGTTGTGCGCGCCGCGAGTTATCAATCGCAATTCAAGGTCTACGCCGCGGACGGTCCCATCCTCGGGCAGATCTACCAGACCATCGTGCGCGATTGGCATAACGAAAACGTCAACCTGCGCAAATTCAAGAACTCCATCGCGCCGCGCAACCTGAACAACGACGTGCCCGATGACGCCGTGGAAGCGCTTCTCAGCGTGGCTCGCAGGAACGCGGGCATCTTCCAGCGTTATTTCAAGCTGAAGGCGAGGCATCTCGGCATGAAGAAGATGCGCCGCTACGATATTTACGCGCCGCTTGCCGCTTCAAAGAAAAAATACGATTGGGATACCGCCGTCAACATGGTGCTGGATGCGTTCAAAGGCTTCTCACCCAGGGTGGCGGATCTTGCAAAGCGCGTCTTCGACCAGAACCGCATCGACAGCGAAATACGCAAAGGAAAACGCGGCGGGGCATTCTGTGCCGGATTCCTTCCCGAAGAGACACCGTACGTTCTGGTCAACTATCAGGGAAACAGCCGCGAAGTGGCGACGCTGGCGCACGAACTTGGTCACGCGATTCACGCCATGCTGGCAGAGCATCACACGACATTCACCTTCCATTCCTCCCTGCCGCTGGCAGAGACCGCCTCGACCTTCGCCGAAATGGTGTTGATCGATAAGCTGCTGTCTGAGGAAAAAGACGAATCCGTCCGCCGCGACATTCTCTTCAAACAAATGGACGACGCCTACGCGACCGTCATGCGCCAGTCGTATTTTGCGATGTTCGAGAAGACCGCCCACGAGATGACTCAAAAGAACGCCTCGGTGGACGATCTGAGCAAAGCCTATCTCGATAACCTGAAAGAGCAGTTCGGAGACTCGCTCGACCTGAGCGACGAATTCAAATGGGAATGGGTCGGCATTCCGCACATTTACCAGGTGCCGTTCTATGTCTACGCCTATGCTTTCGGGCAATTGCTGGTCTATGCTTTGTATCAGCAATTCAAAGCAGAAGGCGAATCGTTCAAGCCGAAGTACTTGAAGATTCTCTCCGCGGGCGGATCGGAAGCGCCGGAGCGGATTTTGAGCGCGGCGGGAATCAACATCCGTGACCCGAAGTTCTGGCAGGGCGGCTTCGACTTCCTCGGAAGGCTGGTTAGCGAGTTGGAGAAGTTGCCGGTTGAAGGCGTGAAGCGTAATGCGAAATCCGTAAAGAGCAAGGTGAATGCGGTGAAGCGCAAAACCCAAAGCGCGAAACGCAAAGTGGCAAAGAAGAAGAGGAAGTAA
- the ychF gene encoding redox-regulated ATPase YchF, producing the protein MKLGIIGLPQSGKTTLFNALTRGNAPTSASAGRMEVHQAVVEVPDPRVDALSKMFNPRKTVYAKVAYADIAGLEGGSAKSGISGQLLNHLNQMDALILVVRAFESDLVMHPNGSVNPIRDVETMTSELLLNDLIAVERKLERLTDERKKGGTDKTVNARQTELFEKLHKALSDNKPLRELDFTHEEEKELSSFGLLTRKRLLTVFNLGEGQPAPEAKLDHPSVALMCKLEMEIAQLSAEDAEVFMQEYGIKELSLNRMINLSYELLQELTFFTVGEDEVRAWVTHRGATAQEAAGEIHTDLSRGFVRAEVVAYEDLVSLGSMHEAKAKGKFRLEGKEYIVKEGDIVHVRSSL; encoded by the coding sequence ATGAAACTCGGAATTATTGGACTGCCTCAATCCGGCAAAACGACGCTTTTCAACGCGTTGACGCGCGGGAATGCCCCCACCTCCGCCTCGGCGGGAAGGATGGAAGTCCACCAGGCTGTTGTGGAAGTCCCCGACCCGCGCGTGGACGCGCTCTCGAAGATGTTCAACCCGCGCAAGACAGTCTATGCCAAAGTTGCCTATGCGGATATTGCGGGCTTGGAGGGCGGCTCTGCCAAAAGCGGGATCTCCGGACAGTTATTGAACCATCTCAACCAGATGGACGCGCTCATCCTTGTTGTCCGCGCCTTCGAAAGCGACCTGGTCATGCACCCGAACGGGAGTGTGAATCCAATTCGCGATGTGGAGACGATGACCAGCGAACTGCTGCTGAACGACCTGATCGCTGTCGAGCGAAAATTGGAACGGCTCACGGACGAGCGAAAAAAAGGCGGCACGGACAAGACCGTCAACGCGCGGCAGACGGAACTTTTCGAAAAACTCCACAAAGCGCTTTCAGATAACAAACCGTTGCGCGAACTTGACTTCACCCATGAAGAGGAAAAGGAACTTTCGAGTTTTGGTTTGCTCACCCGCAAACGCCTGCTGACCGTGTTCAATCTCGGCGAGGGCCAGCCCGCGCCGGAAGCGAAACTGGATCACCCGTCTGTGGCGTTGATGTGCAAACTCGAAATGGAAATTGCGCAACTTTCCGCTGAAGACGCGGAAGTCTTTATGCAGGAATACGGCATCAAGGAACTCAGCCTCAACCGGATGATCAATCTATCCTACGAATTATTGCAGGAATTGACCTTCTTCACCGTCGGCGAGGATGAGGTCCGCGCCTGGGTCACTCACCGCGGGGCAACAGCGCAGGAGGCGGCGGGCGAGATCCACACCGATCTCTCGCGTGGATTCGTCCGGGCGGAAGTTGTGGCTTACGAGGACCTCGTCAGCCTCGGGTCCATGCATGAGGCGAAGGCAAAGGGCAAGTTCCGGCTCGAGGGCAAGGAATATATCGTCAAAGAAGGGGACATCGTACATGTGAGATCGAGTCTATAG
- a CDS encoding aminoglycoside/hydroxyurea antibiotic resistance kinase — MNLPREFIVNIHAAFGERGRDWLSRLPQFIDEASDRWGLMDVQAIPNLSYNFVAFASSPLLEGQLGVRADVILKIGVPNPELTSEMNALKLFDGEGACQLLDCDDERGFLLIERLHPGRMLAELGDDDERTHTAMDVMQKLVLDRGEVTLPLQDTFIKLSDWFDGLKEIRPMFDGGTGPIPEKLLERVESVLPDLFADEAVRLMHGDFHHYNILSSDRGWLAIDPKGVIGPSGYEIGPLMLNPWVKPMDGISFKVQAERRVDIIKERTGWAREKIIGWALAHSVLSAYWDLELDPGYPVEAARIFSTLK; from the coding sequence ATGAACCTTCCCCGAGAATTCATTGTAAATATCCACGCTGCATTCGGTGAACGCGGACGCGATTGGCTCTCCCGCCTGCCTCAATTTATCGATGAAGCATCCGATCGTTGGGGTTTGATGGACGTCCAAGCCATTCCGAACTTATCGTATAACTTTGTCGCGTTTGCCAGTTCCCCTCTCCTGGAGGGACAGCTAGGGGTGAGGGCGGATGTGATTCTCAAAATCGGCGTGCCAAACCCTGAATTGACCAGCGAAATGAATGCGTTGAAATTATTCGATGGGGAAGGCGCATGCCAGTTATTGGATTGCGACGATGAAAGGGGATTTTTACTCATCGAAAGGCTCCATCCGGGGAGGATGCTTGCGGAGTTGGGGGACGACGACGAACGAACGCACACCGCAATGGATGTGATGCAGAAATTGGTGTTGGATAGGGGCGAGGTCACCTTGCCCCTGCAGGATACATTTATAAAATTATCCGATTGGTTCGACGGGTTGAAAGAAATCCGCCCGATGTTCGATGGCGGAACGGGACCCATTCCCGAAAAATTACTGGAACGGGTCGAGTCTGTTTTACCGGATTTGTTCGCCGATGAGGCTGTCCGTTTGATGCACGGAGATTTTCACCACTACAACATTCTTTCATCCGACCGCGGATGGCTGGCAATCGACCCCAAAGGCGTGATTGGACCATCCGGCTATGAGATCGGTCCGCTCATGCTCAACCCGTGGGTCAAGCCGATGGATGGAATCAGTTTCAAGGTCCAGGCGGAGAGGCGGGTGGACATCATCAAGGAAAGAACGGGATGGGCACGGGAGAAAATCATCGGCTGGGCGTTGGCGCATTCGGTCCTATCCGCATATTGGGATCTGGAACTCGACCCCGGCTATCCCGTCGAAGCGGCGCGAATATTCTCGACCCTTAAATGA
- a CDS encoding ABC transporter ATP-binding protein yields MTSLSVPAEFTLHRTIEYDTSSPVRWILSHIQPYLWIVAMLIIGAIGNAVLAVVVPVLTGDAFNAMLAPQPDTSVLPPLALTIGISQVIRGVLQLGRNFGAELLAQKMERDIRDELYLSLLGKSMTFHNLQPVGDTMARATNDVREVNYMFSPGVNLVVGSFMFILMPLFFGPRYHPSLALTPFIFTVIYFVALARYLKTLSPVTDDVRATFGQMNTHLSESLDGVEIMKGAAQEEAEVDRFVTNARKVRDAFVKQGDLEARYIAMLLLGLAYAGGLVHALLLLRGGLIDVGAVIAYFGMLQLLQFPTFTSTFAYSQISLGLSSARRILELIQRETKLDQNASGRTSEIRGEIEFRNVSFRYPHPHPSPSGRGERGEGDAVLENISFKVKPGQTVALVGQTGAGKTTLVKLINRIYDVTSGQVLVDGVDVRDWNLAALRSQISIIEQDIFLFSRTLSDNIAFGKPGATKEEIISASMAAQAHDFILDFDETYGTVVGERGVTLSGGQRQRIALARAFLTDPRVLVLDDSTSAIDSATEDKIQRAISNAARGRTTFIITHRLSQIRWADLIIVFRKGRIAAIGSHDELMKSSEAYSRIFRE; encoded by the coding sequence ATGACTTCCCTTAGTGTCCCGGCAGAATTCACGCTTCACAGAACAATCGAATACGACACCTCCTCCCCGGTACGATGGATTCTCTCGCACATCCAGCCGTATTTGTGGATCGTGGCGATGCTCATCATTGGCGCGATCGGCAACGCGGTGTTGGCGGTGGTGGTTCCCGTCTTGACGGGCGATGCCTTCAACGCCATGCTTGCGCCGCAGCCCGATACTTCAGTGTTGCCGCCGCTTGCGTTGACCATCGGCATCTCGCAGGTGATTCGCGGCGTTCTGCAACTCGGGCGGAATTTCGGCGCGGAGTTGTTGGCGCAAAAGATGGAGCGCGACATCCGCGACGAACTTTATCTTTCGCTGCTCGGCAAAAGCATGACCTTCCATAACCTGCAGCCTGTGGGCGATACGATGGCGCGCGCCACCAACGACGTGCGCGAAGTGAATTACATGTTCAGTCCCGGCGTGAACCTGGTGGTCGGCTCGTTCATGTTCATTCTCATGCCGTTGTTCTTCGGTCCGCGCTATCATCCCTCGCTGGCGCTTACGCCGTTCATCTTCACGGTCATTTACTTCGTTGCCTTGGCACGCTACCTCAAAACGCTCTCGCCCGTCACGGACGACGTGCGCGCCACGTTCGGCCAAATGAACACGCATCTCTCTGAATCGCTCGACGGTGTCGAGATCATGAAAGGCGCCGCTCAGGAGGAAGCTGAAGTCGACCGCTTTGTGACGAATGCCCGCAAGGTGCGCGACGCGTTCGTGAAGCAGGGCGATCTTGAAGCGCGATACATCGCCATGCTGTTGCTCGGGCTTGCCTATGCGGGCGGGCTTGTGCATGCGCTTCTCCTCTTGCGAGGGGGTCTCATCGACGTGGGCGCGGTCATTGCATATTTCGGGATGCTGCAACTGCTTCAATTCCCGACGTTTACTTCCACTTTTGCTTACTCTCAAATCTCACTGGGACTCTCCTCTGCGCGAAGAATTTTGGAATTGATCCAGCGCGAGACAAAACTGGACCAAAACGCCTCAGGCCGGACCTCGGAGATTCGCGGCGAGATCGAGTTTCGCAATGTCTCATTCCGTTACCCTCACCCCCACCCCTCTCCCTCAGGGAGAGGGGAAAGGGGAGAGGGAGACGCTGTCCTCGAAAACATCTCCTTCAAAGTCAAGCCTGGACAGACTGTGGCACTCGTCGGGCAGACCGGTGCGGGCAAGACGACGCTTGTTAAACTCATCAATCGCATTTACGACGTAACCTCGGGTCAGGTTTTGGTGGACGGTGTGGACGTCCGCGATTGGAATCTTGCCGCGCTGCGTTCGCAAATCTCGATCATCGAGCAGGATATTTTTCTCTTTTCGCGTACGCTCAGCGATAACATCGCTTTTGGCAAACCCGGCGCGACAAAAGAAGAGATTATCTCGGCATCGATGGCGGCACAGGCACATGATTTCATTTTGGATTTCGACGAAACCTATGGGACCGTCGTCGGCGAACGCGGTGTGACCCTCTCCGGCGGCCAGCGGCAACGCATCGCGCTGGCACGCGCCTTCCTCACCGACCCGCGTGTACTTGTCCTTGATGACTCAACCTCCGCCATCGACTCCGCCACTGAGGACAAGATCCAACGCGCCATATCCAACGCCGCCCGTGGACGAACGACCTTTATCATCACACACCGCCTCTCCCAGATCCGCTGGGCAGATTTGATCATCGTTTTCCGCAAGGGGCGCATCGCGGCCATCGGTTCGCACGACGAACTGATGAAATCCTCCGAGGCGTATTCTCGCATCTTCAGAGAGTAA
- a CDS encoding ABC transporter ATP-binding protein: MGFFAGLNDEKYDRQYKDSELVRRMVNYFNTQTSRLLFASIIIILLAIVGAALPVIVSRMVDAMQEEPTVIEITWVGAALVGVAFGLWGLNWLRRGLIVRAVGDVVLDMRSRAFRAAAEHDLSFYDQFSSGRIVSRITSDTNDFGQLVVIVTDVVAQAIQAILIAIVLFRTEVRLSLLLISFLPFIFLIASGFRAMARRVTKRGMKAMSDVNAAIKETISGISIAKNFRQEESIFKSFDESNQQSYGVNVQRGFVLSLVFPTLNALGGIFVGILVYVGGHNAATGAISIGAWYLFIMSLDQFFFPVLNLTSFWAQIQSGLSAAERVFALIDADPNVIQIEKGDVPRLHGEINFDHMHFRYSDKEPVLTDFNLFIQPGETLALVGHTGAGKSSIAKLIARFYEFQQGRLLIDGRDIRTFDLTQYRRQLGIVSQVPFLFSGTIADNIRYAAPGAPEEEMLRLAKRIGDGEWLDALPNGLHTEVGERGNRLSMGQRQLVALMRVLVQNPAIFILDEATASIDPFTEWQIQQALNLILKNSTSILIAHRLSTVKAADRIVVMRKGTIIEEGNHQGLLDQNGHYAELYNTYFRHQSLAYVEQVKEMVGK; this comes from the coding sequence ATGGGTTTCTTCGCAGGATTAAACGACGAAAAATACGACCGCCAATACAAGGACAGCGAACTTGTGCGGCGCATGGTCAATTACTTCAATACGCAGACTTCGCGTTTGTTGTTTGCTTCCATCATCATCATTTTGCTTGCGATCGTCGGCGCTGCATTGCCCGTCATTGTCAGCCGCATGGTCGACGCGATGCAGGAAGAGCCGACCGTGATCGAGATCACCTGGGTGGGGGCGGCGCTGGTCGGCGTGGCATTCGGCTTGTGGGGCTTGAACTGGCTCAGGCGCGGATTGATCGTTCGAGCTGTCGGCGATGTGGTGCTGGACATGCGCTCGCGCGCCTTCCGCGCCGCGGCAGAGCATGATCTTTCCTTTTACGATCAATTCTCATCGGGACGCATCGTCTCGCGCATCACATCCGATACGAATGATTTCGGTCAACTCGTTGTCATCGTCACGGATGTGGTCGCGCAAGCCATCCAGGCGATACTCATTGCCATTGTCTTGTTCCGCACCGAAGTGCGGCTTTCCTTGTTGCTCATCAGCTTCCTGCCGTTCATTTTTTTGATTGCGTCCGGTTTTCGCGCCATGGCGAGACGCGTGACCAAACGCGGCATGAAAGCCATGTCCGACGTCAACGCCGCCATCAAGGAAACCATCAGCGGCATCTCGATCGCCAAGAACTTCCGGCAGGAGGAAAGCATCTTCAAATCCTTCGATGAGTCAAACCAGCAATCCTACGGCGTTAACGTTCAGCGCGGCTTTGTGCTCTCGCTCGTATTCCCCACACTCAACGCGCTGGGTGGAATCTTCGTCGGCATTCTTGTTTATGTGGGCGGTCACAACGCGGCGACAGGGGCGATCAGCATCGGCGCATGGTATCTTTTCATCATGAGTCTCGACCAGTTCTTCTTTCCCGTCTTGAATCTCACTTCGTTCTGGGCGCAGATCCAATCGGGCTTGTCCGCCGCTGAACGGGTCTTCGCTTTGATCGATGCCGACCCAAATGTGATCCAGATCGAAAAGGGGGATGTGCCGCGGCTGCATGGCGAAATTAATTTCGACCACATGCATTTTCGCTATTCGGATAAAGAGCCGGTTCTCACGGACTTCAACCTGTTCATCCAACCCGGAGAGACTCTCGCCCTTGTCGGTCACACCGGCGCGGGCAAGTCTTCGATTGCCAAGTTGATCGCGCGTTTCTACGAATTCCAACAGGGACGCCTGCTCATCGACGGGCGCGACATCCGCACGTTTGATTTGACCCAATACCGCCGCCAATTGGGGATCGTTTCGCAAGTCCCGTTCCTTTTCTCCGGGACGATTGCCGATAACATCCGTTATGCTGCGCCAGGCGCGCCGGAGGAAGAGATGCTTCGTCTCGCCAAACGCATCGGCGACGGCGAATGGCTGGACGCATTACCCAATGGACTCCACACCGAGGTCGGCGAGCGCGGAAACCGTCTCTCGATGGGGCAGCGTCAGCTTGTGGCGTTGATGCGCGTTCTCGTGCAGAATCCCGCCATCTTCATCTTAGATGAGGCGACAGCGAGCATCGATCCGTTCACCGAATGGCAGATCCAGCAGGCGTTGAATTTGATCCTCAAAAACTCGACCAGCATTCTGATCGCGCATCGTTTATCCACAGTGAAAGCCGCGGATCGAATTGTGGTGATGCGGAAAGGCACGATCATCGAAGAAGGGAATCATCAGGGCTTGCTCGACCAGAACGGTCATTACGCCGAGTTATATAACACTTATTTCCGCCACCAATCCCTGGCGTATGTAGAGCAGGTCAAGGAGATGGTGGGAAAATAA
- a CDS encoding class I SAM-dependent methyltransferase produces MYRRYERFFQLLPRPLVRFMRDSYLAFLDLKDRFTGKAGPLTPPRSLHFIGAGDFERIGEVFLDHFIKVGGLKENEIVLDIGCGTGRMAIPMMNYLSESGAYHGFDISKNAIAWCQRAITSRKPNFKFYYANIYNKEYNSRGKVSAAEYDFPCGDNSVDFAFATSVFTHMRRGEVERYLAELNRTLKPSGRAMVSFFILDEENKRLVRERRAVYDFAHDLGDCLTVDPITPERAVAYDLEDLTQMVANAGLMIKQPILFGSWSGRESMLDTQDIVIVVKG; encoded by the coding sequence ATGTATCGCCGGTACGAAAGATTTTTTCAACTACTTCCCAGACCCCTCGTGCGGTTCATGCGGGACAGCTATCTTGCCTTCCTCGATTTGAAGGATCGATTCACCGGCAAGGCGGGACCTTTGACTCCGCCAAGGTCATTGCACTTCATCGGCGCGGGGGATTTCGAGAGGATCGGAGAAGTTTTCCTCGATCACTTTATCAAGGTCGGCGGTTTGAAGGAAAACGAGATTGTCCTCGACATCGGCTGCGGGACGGGCAGGATGGCGATTCCCATGATGAATTACCTTTCTGAATCAGGCGCGTATCATGGATTCGATATTTCAAAGAACGCCATTGCCTGGTGTCAACGCGCCATCACTTCGCGCAAGCCCAATTTCAAGTTTTATTATGCAAACATCTATAACAAGGAATACAACTCTCGCGGCAAAGTCTCCGCAGCGGAGTATGACTTCCCCTGCGGCGATAATTCGGTGGATTTTGCCTTTGCGACATCGGTCTTCACCCACATGCGGCGCGGCGAGGTGGAGCGTTATCTTGCGGAATTAAATCGAACACTCAAACCCTCTGGGCGGGCAATGGTCAGTTTCTTTATTCTCGATGAAGAAAATAAGCGGCTCGTTCGCGAAAGACGCGCAGTGTATGATTTCGCTCACGACTTGGGAGACTGTCTGACTGTCGATCCCATTACACCGGAGCGTGCCGTCGCATACGATCTCGAAGATTTGACTCAAATGGTTGCAAATGCCGGGCTGATGATCAAACAGCCGATTCTTTTCGGCTCATGGTCCGGCAGGGAAAGTATGTTGGATACGCAGGATATTGTGATTGTGGTGAAGGGGTAG
- a CDS encoding NAD-binding protein, with the protein MLVFIAGGGRTGAQLASQLLQQNYDVRLVEHRRELLSRLHHELPTEVIYEGQATDPRTLKQAGLDKANVLVACTNDDAANLVLCYLARTMFKVRRTVARINNPRNAWLFDKNFHVDETINQADVMAHLIQEEMSLGDMMTLLKLRRGRYSLVEEKVPKGAKAIGVQIKDLGLPEQCVIAAIIRKGQVTLPRGTATLEEFDEVLAVTDDEGAKQLALLLEPPDRSVL; encoded by the coding sequence ATGCTTGTATTTATCGCGGGCGGCGGGCGGACCGGCGCCCAACTTGCTTCCCAGCTGCTTCAGCAAAATTACGACGTGCGCCTTGTGGAACACCGTCGCGAACTTCTTTCGCGCCTGCATCATGAACTGCCGACCGAAGTTATCTACGAAGGGCAGGCGACCGACCCCAGAACGCTCAAACAGGCGGGACTGGATAAGGCGAATGTGCTTGTGGCTTGTACCAATGATGACGCCGCCAATCTGGTCCTGTGCTATCTCGCACGTACCATGTTCAAAGTGCGGCGTACGGTGGCGCGCATCAACAACCCGCGCAACGCCTGGTTGTTCGATAAAAACTTCCATGTGGACGAGACCATCAACCAGGCGGACGTGATGGCGCACCTGATCCAGGAGGAAATGTCTCTGGGCGATATGATGACCCTGTTGAAACTGCGCCGCGGACGCTACTCGCTGGTCGAGGAGAAAGTGCCGAAGGGCGCGAAAGCCATCGGTGTGCAGATCAAAGACCTGGGTCTGCCCGAGCAATGCGTCATTGCCGCCATCATCCGCAAGGGACAGGTCACCCTGCCGCGCGGCACCGCCACGCTGGAGGAGTTCGACGAAGTCCTCGCCGTCACTGACGATGAAGGCGCAAAACAACTCGCTCTTCTTCTCGAGCCGCCGGATCGTTCCGTTCTATAG